A stretch of the Polaribacter pacificus genome encodes the following:
- a CDS encoding tetratricopeptide repeat protein yields MATYKKKVSKPKKAHEEAINDNSTTAEVFNTLDETASRSEKWIEKNNKVLFTGLVVIAGLILGYLAYNTYIVEPTEKEASNELAFPRKHFNEANLASENIDSLLTLGLEGADGKYGFVDISSTYGSTQAGNLANYYAGISYLKLKQYDKAIEYLSKFSSDDELLGPTALGAIGDAFADINQQEDALKYYEQAANKKDNQFTTPLFLFKAGITAMDIKEFSKAEKYFSKIKSNYPVSAEGADIDKYIQSAKFASKN; encoded by the coding sequence ATGGCGACATACAAGAAGAAGGTATCAAAACCTAAAAAGGCACACGAAGAAGCAATCAATGACAATAGCACAACAGCTGAAGTATTTAATACTTTAGACGAAACTGCTTCCAGATCAGAAAAATGGATCGAAAAAAACAACAAAGTTTTATTCACAGGATTGGTCGTAATTGCAGGATTGATTTTAGGATATTTAGCCTACAACACTTATATAGTTGAGCCTACAGAAAAAGAAGCTTCTAATGAATTAGCTTTCCCAAGAAAACATTTTAACGAGGCAAACTTAGCTTCTGAAAATATTGATTCATTATTAACGCTTGGTTTAGAAGGTGCTGATGGTAAATATGGTTTTGTTGATATTTCTAGCACTTACGGTAGTACTCAGGCTGGTAATTTAGCTAACTATTATGCGGGTATTTCATATTTAAAACTAAAACAATACGATAAAGCTATTGAGTATTTAAGTAAATTTTCATCAGACGATGAATTATTAGGTCCTACAGCTTTAGGTGCTATCGGAGATGCTTTTGCTGACATCAACCAACAAGAAGATGCCTTAAAATACTACGAGCAAGCAGCTAATAAAAAAGACAATCAGTTTACCACTCCTTTATTCCTTTTCAAAGCTGGAATTACAGCAATGGATATTAAAGAATTTAGCAAGGCTGAAAAATATTTTAGCAAGATTAAATCAAACTACCCTGTATCTGCAGAAGGAGCTGATATTGACAAATACATTCAAAGTGCTAAATTTGCTTCAAAAAACTAA